From a single Piliocolobus tephrosceles isolate RC106 chromosome 21, ASM277652v3, whole genome shotgun sequence genomic region:
- the TECR gene encoding very-long-chain enoyl-CoA reductase isoform X1 — MKHYEVEILDAKTREKLCFLDKVEPHATIAEIKNLFTKTHPQWYPARQSLRLDPKGKSLKDEDVLQKLPVGTTATLYFRDLGAQISWVTVFLTEYAGPLFIYLLFYFRVPFIYGHKYDFTSSRHTVVHLACICHSFHYVKRLLETLFVHRFSHGTMPLRNIFKNCTYYWGFAAWMAYYINHPLYTPPTYGAQQVKLALAIFVICQLGNFSIHMALRDLRPAGECLLGAGGQLGWVRGSDFLLSCLPGSKTRKIPYPTKNPFTWLFLLVSCPNYTYEVGSWIGFAIMTQCLPVALFSLVGFTQMTIWAKGKHRSYLKEFRDYPPLRMPIIPFLL, encoded by the exons GTGGAGATTCTGGATGCAAAGACAAGGGAGAAGCTGTGTTTCCTGGACAAG GTGGAGCCCCACGCCACCATTGCGGAGATCAAGAACCTCTTCACCAAGACCC ATCCGCAGTGGTACCCCGCCCGCCAGTCCCTCCGCCTGGACCCCA AGGGCAAGTCCCTGAAGGATGAGGATGTTCTACAGAAGCTGCCCGTGGGCACCACGGCCACGCTCTACTTCCGGGACCTGGGGGCCCAGATCAGCTGGGTGACG GTCTTCCTAACAGAGTACGCGGGGCCCCTTTTCATCTACCTGCTCTTCTACTTCCGAGTGCCCTTCATCTATGGCCACAAATACGACTTCACGTCCAGTCGGCACACGGTGGTGCA CCTCGCCTGCATATGCCACTCATTCCACTACGTCAAGCGCCTGCTGGAGACGCTCTTCGTTCACCGTTTCTCCCATGGCACCATGCCTTTGCGCAACATCTTCAAG AACTGCACCTACTACTGGGGCTTCGCCGCGTGGATGGCCTATTACATCAACCACCCTCTCTACACGCCCCCTA CCTATGGAGCTCAGCAGGTGAAACTGGCGCTCGCCATCTTTGTG ATCTGCCAGCTCGGCAACTTCTCCATCCACATGGCCCTGCGGGACCTGCGGCCCGCTGGTGAGTGCCTGCTGGGGGCAGGGGGACAGCTGGGCTGGGTGAGGGGGTCTGACTTTCTCCTGTCTTGCCTGCCAGGGTCCAAGACCCGGAAGATCCCATACCCCACCAAGAACCCCTTCACGTGGCTCTTCCTGCTGGTGTCCTGCCCCAACTACACCTACGAG GTGGGGTCCTGGATCGGTTTCGCCATCATGACGCAGTGTCTTCCAG TGGCCCTGTTCTCCCTGGTGGGCTTCACCCAGATGACCATCTGGGCCAAGGGCAAGCACCGCAGCTACCTGAAGGAGTTCCGGGACTACCCGCCCCTGCGCATGCCCATCATCCCCTTCCTGCTCTGA
- the TECR gene encoding very-long-chain enoyl-CoA reductase isoform X2, producing MKHYEVEILDAKTREKLCFLDKVEPHATIAEIKNLFTKTHPQWYPARQSLRLDPKGKSLKDEDVLQKLPVGTTATLYFRDLGAQISWVTVFLTEYAGPLFIYLLFYFRVPFIYGHKYDFTSSRHTVVHLACICHSFHYVKRLLETLFVHRFSHGTMPLRNIFKNCTYYWGFAAWMAYYINHPLYTPPTYGAQQVKLALAIFVICQLGNFSIHMALRDLRPAGSKTRKIPYPTKNPFTWLFLLVSCPNYTYEVGSWIGFAIMTQCLPVALFSLVGFTQMTIWAKGKHRSYLKEFRDYPPLRMPIIPFLL from the exons GTGGAGATTCTGGATGCAAAGACAAGGGAGAAGCTGTGTTTCCTGGACAAG GTGGAGCCCCACGCCACCATTGCGGAGATCAAGAACCTCTTCACCAAGACCC ATCCGCAGTGGTACCCCGCCCGCCAGTCCCTCCGCCTGGACCCCA AGGGCAAGTCCCTGAAGGATGAGGATGTTCTACAGAAGCTGCCCGTGGGCACCACGGCCACGCTCTACTTCCGGGACCTGGGGGCCCAGATCAGCTGGGTGACG GTCTTCCTAACAGAGTACGCGGGGCCCCTTTTCATCTACCTGCTCTTCTACTTCCGAGTGCCCTTCATCTATGGCCACAAATACGACTTCACGTCCAGTCGGCACACGGTGGTGCA CCTCGCCTGCATATGCCACTCATTCCACTACGTCAAGCGCCTGCTGGAGACGCTCTTCGTTCACCGTTTCTCCCATGGCACCATGCCTTTGCGCAACATCTTCAAG AACTGCACCTACTACTGGGGCTTCGCCGCGTGGATGGCCTATTACATCAACCACCCTCTCTACACGCCCCCTA CCTATGGAGCTCAGCAGGTGAAACTGGCGCTCGCCATCTTTGTG ATCTGCCAGCTCGGCAACTTCTCCATCCACATGGCCCTGCGGGACCTGCGGCCCGCTG GGTCCAAGACCCGGAAGATCCCATACCCCACCAAGAACCCCTTCACGTGGCTCTTCCTGCTGGTGTCCTGCCCCAACTACACCTACGAG GTGGGGTCCTGGATCGGTTTCGCCATCATGACGCAGTGTCTTCCAG TGGCCCTGTTCTCCCTGGTGGGCTTCACCCAGATGACCATCTGGGCCAAGGGCAAGCACCGCAGCTACCTGAAGGAGTTCCGGGACTACCCGCCCCTGCGCATGCCCATCATCCCCTTCCTGCTCTGA
- the NDUFB7 gene encoding NADH dehydrogenase [ubiquinone] 1 beta subcomplex subunit 7, whose translation MGAHLVRRYLGDTSVEPDPLQMPTFSPDYGFPERKEREMVATQQEMMDAQLKLQLRDYCAHHLIRLLKCKRDSFPNFLACKQERHDWHYCEHRDYVMRMKEFERERRLLQRKKRREKKAAELAKGQGPGKVDPQVAL comes from the exons ATGGGGGCGCACCTGGTCCGGCGCTACTTGGGTGATACCTCGGTGGAGCCCGACCCCTTGCAGATGCCAACCTTCTCGCCCGACTACGGCTTCCCCGAACGCAAGGAGCGCG AGATGgtggccacacagcaggagatgaTGGACGCGCAGCTGAAGCTCCAGCTGCGGGACTACTGTGCCCACCACCTCATCCGGCTGCTCAAGTGCAAGCGCGACAGCTTCCCCAACTTCCTGGCCTGCAAGCAGGAGCGGCACGACTGGCACTACTGCGAGCACCGCGA CTATGTGATGCGCATGAAGGAGTTTGAGCGGGAGCGGAGGCTGCTCCAGCGAAAGAAGCGGCGGGAGAAGAAGGCGGCAGAGTTGGCCAAAGGCCAGGGACCCGGGAAAGTGGACCCCCAGGTGGCCCTGTAG